A window from Populus trichocarpa isolate Nisqually-1 chromosome 3, P.trichocarpa_v4.1, whole genome shotgun sequence encodes these proteins:
- the LOC18097091 gene encoding uncharacterized protein LOC18097091, with product MLFKAASFNCTIWTADCNPNSSQAVIGTNLGAALVNLETGMASWVCRSKSDVLSQQLDPSGNVVLCGLINGAILTVDVREKQERVPDRLIRHRIPYSSLGRQGPSSSKQWFEVKGNMYSSRTIFMPSSICCMVSLQSDDQYFLASSMDGLASIGS from the exons ATGCTGTTTAAGGCTGCATCTTTCAATTGCACCATTTGGACTGCAGATTGCAATCCTAACTCAAGTCAGGCAGTGATTG GAACAAATCTGGGAGCTGCCCTGGTCAATTTGGAAACTGGAATGGCATCATGGGTGTGTAGAAGCAAAAGTGATGTTTTGTCTCAACAGCTCGATCCATCG GGGAATGTTGTTTTATGTGGGCTAATAAATGGAGCAATTTTGACAGTTGATGTTcgtgaaaaacaagaaagggTTCCAGATAGACTTATAAGGCATAGAATACCTTATTCATCACTGGGCAGACAAGGTCCCAGTTCTAGTAAACAATGGTTTGAG GTCAAAGGAAACATGTACTCTTCTCGTACTATTTTTATGCCTTCATCTATATGCTG TATGGTATCACTTCAGTCTGACGACCAGTACTTCTTGGCCAGCTCTATGGATGGATTGGCTAGTATTGGCTCCTAG